From a region of the Synechococcus sp. PCC 7502 genome:
- a CDS encoding 4-hydroxy-3-methylbut-2-enyl diphosphate reductase, with protein MENTLDTQALRRSLQKSPNYHRQGFGHEVEVESNMKTEYYSDLVQTIRDANYVYTQGDVTIYLAQSFGFCWGVERAIAIAYEARKQFPTERIWITNEIIHNPAVNQRLKEMQVQFIEADAKGNKDFSVVKTGDVVILPAFGASIQETQLLNEIGCTIVDTTCPWVSKVWNRVEKHKKADFTSIVHGKYSHEETIATISYAKRYLVVLNMEEAEYVSNYMLNGGDRTEFLTKFSKAVSTGFDPDLHLQRVGIANQTTMLKGETEAIGKLFEKTVMVKYGVENLNQHFLSYNTICDATQERQDAMLEIVEEPLDLMIVIGGYNSSNTTHLQEIAIAKGLPSYHVDSSDRIISANTIEHKPLGEPLTQSPNWLPQGKVKIGITSGASTPDKVVADVISKIFSLKN; from the coding sequence ATGGAAAATACACTAGATACTCAGGCTTTAAGGCGATCACTCCAAAAATCTCCTAACTATCATCGCCAAGGCTTTGGGCATGAGGTAGAAGTGGAAAGTAATATGAAAACTGAGTATTACAGTGATTTAGTCCAAACAATTCGTGATGCTAACTATGTATATACCCAAGGTGATGTCACGATCTATTTAGCGCAGTCCTTTGGTTTTTGTTGGGGCGTAGAACGGGCGATCGCCATTGCCTATGAGGCGAGAAAACAATTTCCCACAGAGCGCATTTGGATTACCAATGAAATTATTCATAATCCTGCGGTTAATCAGCGATTAAAGGAAATGCAGGTGCAGTTTATTGAGGCAGATGCTAAGGGTAATAAAGACTTTTCTGTCGTTAAAACTGGGGATGTGGTAATTCTCCCTGCCTTTGGTGCCAGTATTCAAGAAACCCAATTACTCAATGAGATTGGCTGCACAATTGTTGATACGACTTGCCCTTGGGTATCTAAGGTGTGGAATCGGGTGGAGAAACATAAGAAAGCTGATTTTACTTCAATTGTGCATGGTAAGTATAGCCATGAAGAGACGATCGCCACAATTTCTTATGCTAAGCGATATTTAGTTGTTTTGAATATGGAAGAGGCGGAATATGTCTCTAACTACATGCTCAATGGCGGCGATCGCACCGAATTTTTGACCAAATTTAGTAAGGCTGTATCCACAGGATTTGATCCCGATTTACATCTACAAAGAGTGGGGATTGCTAACCAAACCACCATGCTTAAGGGTGAAACCGAGGCGATCGGGAAACTATTTGAGAAAACCGTAATGGTCAAGTACGGGGTAGAAAATTTAAACCAGCATTTCTTGAGCTATAACACCATCTGTGATGCCACCCAAGAACGTCAAGATGCCATGTTAGAAATTGTTGAAGAGCCATTAGATTTAATGATTGTTATAGGTGGCTACAATTCCTCTAACACTACCCACTTACAGGAAATCGCCATTGCCAAAGGTTTACCTTCCTATCATGTTGATAGTAGCGATCGCATTATTTCTGCCAATACAATTGAGCATAAGCCTTTAGGTGAGCCTTTAACCCAGTCCCCAAATTGGTTGCCTCAAGGCAAAGTTAAAATTGGTATTACCTCTGGAGCTTCTACCCCTGACAAGGTTGTGGCAGATGTGATTTCTAAAATATTTAGCCTTAAAAATTAA